The following are from one region of the Escherichia sp. E4742 genome:
- a CDS encoding DnaA inactivator Hda: protein MNTPAQLSLPLYLPDDETFASFWPGDNSSLLAAMKNVLRQEHSGYIYLWAREGAGRSHLLHAACAELSQRGDAVGYVPLDKRTWFVPEVLDGMEQLSLVCIDNIECIAGDELWEMAIFDLYNRILESGKTRLLITGDRPPRQLNLGLPDLASRLDWGQIYKLQPLSDEDKLQALQLRARLRGFELPEDVGRFLLKRLDREMRTLFMTLDQLDRASITAQRKLTIPFVKEILKL, encoded by the coding sequence CTGAACACACCGGCACAGCTCTCTTTGCCACTTTATCTTCCTGACGACGAAACCTTTGCAAGTTTCTGGCCGGGGGATAACTCCTCTTTACTGGCCGCGATGAAAAACGTGCTGCGTCAGGAACATAGCGGTTACATCTATCTCTGGGCACGCGAAGGCGCGGGGCGCAGCCATCTGCTGCACGCGGCTTGCGCGGAATTGTCGCAGCGTGGCGATGCGGTAGGTTATGTCCCGCTGGATAAACGCACCTGGTTTGTTCCGGAAGTGCTCGATGGTATGGAACAACTGTCGCTGGTTTGCATCGACAATATTGAGTGTATTGCTGGCGATGAGTTGTGGGAGATGGCGATTTTCGATCTCTACAATCGGATTCTGGAGTCAGGTAAAACACGGTTGCTGATCACTGGTGATCGTCCACCTCGTCAGTTGAATCTGGGGTTACCGGATCTTGCGTCACGTCTCGACTGGGGGCAAATCTACAAGTTGCAGCCACTTTCTGATGAAGACAAATTGCAGGCATTACAGTTACGCGCCCGTTTGCGTGGTTTTGAACTGCCGGAAGATGTGGGACGTTTCTTGCTGAAGCGGCTCGACAGAGAGATGCGCACGCTATTTATGACGTTGGATCAGCTGGATCGCGCATCGATTACGGCACAACGTAAGTTGACCATTCCGTTTGTGAAAGAGATCCTGAAGCTGTAG
- the uraA gene encoding uracil permease: MTRRAIGVSERPPLLQTIPLSLQHLFAMFGATVLVPVLFHINPATVLLFNGIGTLLYLFICKGKIPAYLGSSFAFISPVLLLLPLGYEVALGGFIMCGVLFCLVSFIVKKAGTGWLDVLFPPAAMGAIVAVIGLELAGVAAGMAGLLPAEGQTPDSKTIIISITTLAVTVLGSVLFRGFLAIIPILIGVLVGYALSFAMGIVDTTPIINAHWFALPTFYTPRFEWFAILTILPAALVVIAEHVGHLVVTANIVKKDLLRDPGLHRSMFANGLSTVISGFFGSTPNTTYGENIGVMAITRVYSTWVIGGAAIFAILLSCVGKLAAAIQMIPLPVMGGVSLLLYGVIGASGIRVLIESKVDYNKAQNLILTSVILIIGVSGAKVNIGAAELKGMALATIVGIGLSLIFKLISVLRPEEVVLDAEDADITEK, translated from the coding sequence ATGACGCGCCGTGCTATCGGGGTGAGTGAAAGACCGCCACTTTTACAGACAATCCCGCTTAGTTTACAACATTTGTTCGCCATGTTTGGTGCAACCGTCCTGGTGCCCGTCTTATTTCATATCAACCCGGCGACCGTACTGTTATTTAACGGTATCGGAACGCTGCTGTATCTCTTCATCTGTAAAGGGAAAATCCCGGCTTATCTTGGTTCGAGCTTTGCCTTTATTTCTCCGGTGTTATTGCTGTTGCCGTTGGGTTATGAAGTCGCGCTGGGCGGCTTTATTATGTGCGGCGTGCTGTTCTGTCTGGTTTCTTTTATTGTGAAGAAAGCAGGGACTGGCTGGCTGGATGTGCTGTTTCCTCCAGCGGCAATGGGGGCAATCGTTGCTGTCATCGGTCTGGAGCTGGCGGGCGTGGCCGCTGGCATGGCTGGCTTACTCCCGGCTGAAGGGCAAACGCCAGATTCCAAAACCATCATTATCTCCATTACTACCCTTGCGGTTACGGTTTTAGGTTCCGTTCTGTTCCGCGGTTTCCTGGCGATTATCCCGATTTTGATTGGCGTGTTGGTGGGGTACGCGCTCTCCTTCGCAATGGGTATTGTCGATACCACGCCGATTATTAACGCTCACTGGTTTGCTCTGCCGACCTTTTACACGCCGCGCTTTGAGTGGTTTGCCATTTTGACCATTCTGCCTGCGGCGCTGGTGGTTATTGCCGAACACGTGGGGCATCTGGTGGTAACGGCTAACATCGTGAAAAAAGATCTGCTGCGCGATCCGGGCCTGCACCGTTCCATGTTCGCTAACGGCCTGTCGACCGTTATCTCCGGGTTCTTTGGTTCCACGCCAAACACCACTTACGGGGAAAACATCGGCGTTATGGCGATCACCCGCGTCTACAGTACCTGGGTAATCGGTGGTGCGGCGATCTTCGCCATTCTGCTCTCCTGTGTTGGTAAACTGGCTGCTGCTATCCAGATGATCCCACTGCCGGTGATGGGCGGCGTTTCGCTGCTGCTTTACGGTGTCATCGGCGCTTCTGGTATTCGTGTACTTATTGAATCGAAAGTGGACTACAACAAAGCACAGAACTTGATCCTGACTTCCGTGATCCTGATCATCGGCGTCAGCGGCGCGAAGGTAAACATCGGTGCGGCAGAGCTGAAAGGTATGGCGTTGGCGACCATCGTCGGCATTGGCTTAAGTCTGATCTTTAAATTGATTAGCGTGCTCCGTCCGGAAGAAGTGGTGTTGGATGCAGAAGACGCCGATATAACAGAAAAATAA
- the upp gene encoding uracil phosphoribosyltransferase has product MKIVEVKHPLVKHKLGLMREQDISTKRFRELASEVGSLLTYEATADLETEKVTIEGWNGPVEIDQIKGKKITVVPILRAGLGMMDGVLENVPSARISVVGMYRDEETLEPVPYFQKLVSNIDERMALIVDPMLATGGSVIATIDLLKKAGCSSIKVLVLVAAPEGIAALEKAHPDVELYTASIDQGLNEHGYIIPGLGDAGDKIFGTK; this is encoded by the coding sequence ATGAAGATCGTGGAAGTCAAACACCCACTCGTCAAACACAAGCTGGGACTGATGCGTGAGCAAGATATCAGCACCAAGCGCTTTCGCGAACTCGCTTCCGAAGTGGGTAGCCTGCTGACTTACGAAGCGACCGCCGACCTTGAAACGGAAAAAGTCACTATCGAAGGCTGGAACGGCCCGGTAGAAATCGACCAGATCAAAGGTAAGAAAATTACCGTGGTGCCAATTCTGCGTGCGGGTCTGGGGATGATGGACGGTGTTCTGGAAAACGTTCCGAGCGCGCGCATCAGCGTAGTCGGTATGTACCGTGATGAAGAAACACTGGAGCCGGTACCGTACTTCCAGAAACTGGTTTCTAACATCGATGAGCGTATGGCGCTGATCGTTGACCCAATGTTGGCAACCGGTGGTTCCGTTATCGCGACCATCGACCTGCTGAAAAAAGCGGGCTGCAGCAGCATTAAAGTGCTGGTGCTGGTGGCTGCGCCAGAAGGTATCGCTGCGCTGGAAAAAGCGCATCCGGACGTCGAGCTGTATACCGCATCGATTGACCAGGGGCTGAATGAGCACGGATACATTATCCCGGGCCTCGGCGATGCTGGTGATAAAATCTTTGGTACGAAATAA
- the purM gene encoding phosphoribosylformylglycinamidine cyclo-ligase: MTDKTSLSYKDAGVDIDAGNALVGRIKGVVKKTRRPEVMGGLGGFGALCALPQKYREPVLVSGTDGVGTKLRLAMDLKRHDTIGIDLVAMCVNDLVVQGAEPLFFLDYYATGKLDVDTASAVISGIAEGCLQSGCSLVGGETAEMPGMYHGEDYDVAGFCVGVVEKSEIIDGSKVSDGDVLIALGSSGPHSNGYSLVRKILEVSGCDPQTTELDGKPLADHLLAPTRIYVKSVLELIEKVDVHAIAHLTGGGFWENIPRVLPENTQAVIDESSWQWPAVFNWLQTAGNVSRHEMYRTFNCGVGMVIALPAPEVDKALALLNANGENAWKIGIIKASDSEQRVVIE, from the coding sequence GTGACCGATAAAACCTCTCTTAGCTACAAAGATGCCGGTGTTGATATTGACGCGGGTAATGCTCTGGTTGGAAGAATCAAAGGCGTAGTGAAGAAAACGCGTCGTCCGGAAGTCATGGGCGGTCTGGGCGGCTTCGGTGCGCTGTGTGCATTGCCGCAAAAATATCGTGAACCTGTGCTGGTTTCCGGCACTGACGGTGTAGGCACCAAACTGCGTCTGGCGATGGACTTAAAACGTCACGACACCATTGGTATTGATCTGGTCGCCATGTGCGTTAATGACCTGGTGGTGCAAGGCGCAGAACCGCTGTTTTTCCTCGACTATTACGCAACCGGAAAACTGGATGTTGATACCGCTTCAGCGGTGATTAGCGGCATCGCGGAAGGTTGCCTGCAATCGGGCTGTTCACTGGTGGGTGGCGAAACGGCAGAAATGCCGGGGATGTATCACGGCGAAGATTACGATGTCGCTGGTTTCTGTGTTGGGGTGGTAGAAAAATCAGAAATCATCGATGGTTCTAAAGTTAGCGACGGCGATGTGCTTATTGCGCTCGGCTCCAGCGGCCCGCACTCGAACGGTTACTCGCTGGTACGCAAAATTCTCGAAGTCAGCGGTTGCGACCCGCAAACTACAGAGCTGGACGGAAAACCTTTAGCCGATCATCTGCTGGCGCCAACCCGTATTTATGTGAAGTCAGTGCTGGAATTGATTGAAAAGGTTGATGTTCACGCCATTGCGCACCTGACCGGCGGCGGTTTCTGGGAAAACATTCCTCGCGTATTACCTGAAAACACTCAGGCAGTGATTGATGAATCCTCCTGGCAGTGGCCGGCAGTGTTCAACTGGCTGCAAACAGCAGGTAACGTCAGCCGCCATGAAATGTATCGTACCTTCAACTGCGGCGTCGGGATGGTTATCGCCCTACCTGCTCCGGAAGTGGACAAAGCTCTCGCCCTGCTCAATGCCAACGGTGAAAACGCGTGGAAAATCGGTATCATCAAAGCTTCTGATTCCGAACAACGCGTGGTTATCGAATAA
- the purN gene encoding phosphoribosylglycinamide formyltransferase, which translates to MNIVVLISGNGSNLQAIIDACKTNKIKGTLRAVFSNKADAFGLERARTAGIATHTLIASQFDSREDYDRELMHEIDVYAPDVVVLAGFMRILSPAFVSHYAGRLLNIHPSLLPKYPGLHTHRQALENGDEEHGTSVHFVTDELDGGPVILQAKVPVFAGDTEDEITARVQTQEHAIYPLVISWFVDGRLKMHENAAWLDDQRLPPQGYAADDE; encoded by the coding sequence ATGAATATTGTGGTGCTTATTTCCGGCAACGGAAGTAATTTGCAGGCAATTATTGATGCCTGCAAAACCAACAAAATTAAAGGCACCCTACGGGCAGTTTTCAGCAATAAGGCCGACGCGTTCGGCCTTGAGCGCGCCCGCACAGCAGGGATCGCAACGCATACGCTTATTGCCAGTCAATTTGACAGTCGAGAAGACTATGATCGGGAATTGATGCACGAAATCGACGTGTACGCACCCGATGTTGTAGTTCTGGCCGGTTTTATGCGCATTCTCAGCCCAGCGTTTGTTTCCCACTACGCCGGGCGTTTGTTGAACATTCACCCTTCCCTGCTACCGAAATATCCCGGTTTGCATACCCATCGTCAGGCGCTGGAAAATGGCGATGAAGAACACGGTACATCAGTGCATTTCGTCACCGATGAGCTGGACGGCGGCCCGGTGATTTTGCAGGCTAAAGTTCCGGTTTTTGCCGGTGATACGGAAGATGAAATCACCGCTCGCGTGCAAACTCAGGAACATGCTATTTACCCGTTGGTCATTAGCTGGTTTGTTGATGGTCGTCTGAAGATGCATGAAAACGCCGCGTGGCTGGATGATCAGCGTCTTCCACCGCAGGGCTACGCCGCCGACGACGAGTAA